In the Rhinoderma darwinii isolate aRhiDar2 chromosome 13, aRhiDar2.hap1, whole genome shotgun sequence genome, one interval contains:
- the LOC142665805 gene encoding keratin, type I cytoskeletal 19-like, producing the protein MSVKQSHRSSSSGSLRGLGGGSSSVTRTSTVRSSGSYRSPSMHGGLVGRGLGSSYGIGGSSAGSMSLGLGYCGGSAGGFGSGFGYGGGSSGGYGSGFGYSGGHTSANVTGGENILNINEKETMQILNDRLATYLDKVRSLEQENTQLEKKIRDWYDNQVPYTSPDFHPYFRTIEDLQSKILQASTNNANILLQIDNARLAADDFRTKFENEAALRTSVEADINGLRRVLDDLMLSKKDLELQLQTLHEELTFLKKNHDEEVSSLRSQLGARVNVEVDAAPSVDLNKVLTEIRDQYENIMANNVKEAEKWFLDKSGELNQQMTSSSQQLQTQNTEMIELRHTTQTLEIDLQTQNNMREALENTLAETEARYGSQLGQLQDMISNVELQLGELRSDLERQNFEYRTLMDVKTHLEREIATYRQLLDGEDIQRGTWYKNNRDITSSGSGGSSNMGGMGHSGGSGGIGGSGKPRTIVEDMKEGYSQSKN; encoded by the exons ATGAGTGTCAAGCAAAGCCACAGGTCTTCTTCTTCTGGATCTCTGAGGGGATTAGGAGGTGGAAGTTCTAGTGTTACCCGTACTTCAACTGTACGCTCAAGTGGATCTTATCGATCACCCAGCATGCATGGTGGTCTGGTAGGGAGAGGCCTAGGCAGTTCCTACGGAATTGGTGGGAGTTCAGCTGGAAGCATGAGCTTAGGGCTAGGTTATTGTGGTGGCAGTGCTGGAGGCTTTGGCTCCGGTTTCGGATATGGAGGAGGTAGTTCTGGAGGCTATGGATCCGGGTTTGGCTATAGTGGTGGCCATACTAGTGCAAACGTTACCGGAGGGGAAAATATTCTCAACATCAACGAGAAGGAAACCATGCAGATCCTCAATGATAGATTGGCAACCTACCTAGATAAAGTTCGTTCTTTGGAACAAGAAAATACCCAACTTGAGAAGAAAATTCGAGACTGGTATGATAACCAGGTCCCATATACATCCCCTGATTTCCATCCCTACTTCAGGACTATTGAGGACCTTCAAAGTAAG ATCCTTCAAGCAAGCACCAACAATGCTAACATCCTTCTTCAGATTGATAATGCTCGGCTGGCTGCCGATGACTTCAGGACCAA GTTTGAAAATGAAGCAGCTCTCCGCACAAGTGTAGAGGCTGATATCAATGGATTACGTCGGGTCCTTGATGATCTAATGCTTTCTAAGAAAGATCTAGAATTGCAACTCCAAACTCTGCATGAAGAGTTGACCTTCTTGAAGAAAAACCATGATGAG GAGGTAAGCAGCCTGCGCTCTCAGCTGGGTGCCAGAGTCAATGTAGAAGTAGATGCTGCTCCATCCGTGGACCTGAACAAAGTCTTAACAGAAATAAGGGATCAGTATGAGAACATAATGGCCAACAACGTAAAAGAAGCCGAGAAGTGGTTCCTAGACAAG AGTGGAGAGTTGAACCAACAGATGACCAGTAGCTCCCAACAACTTCAGACACAGAACACGGAAATGATTGAACTCAGACACACAACCCAAACCTTGGAAATAGACCTTCAAACTCAGAACAACATG AGAGAAGCCTTGGAGAACACATTGGCTGAAACCGAAGCTCGCTATGGTTCCCAACTTGGCCAGCTTCAAGATATGATATCCAATGTTGAGCTTCAACTGGGAGAACTGCGGTCTGATCTGGAAAGACAAAACTTTGAATACAGAACACTCATGGATGTAAAGACGCATCTGGAGAGAGAGATAGCAACATACAGACAACTGCTTGATGGAGAAGATATTCA gaGGGGCACATGGTACAAAAACAACAGAGATATCACCTCCAGTGGTTCAGGTGGCTCAAGCAACATGGGTGGCATGGGACACTCAGGAGGTTCTGGAGGAATAGGTGGCAGCGGAAAACCAAGAACCATAGTCGAAGACATGAAAGAAGGCTATTCTCAATCTAAGAATTAG